In Chryseobacterium camelliae, one DNA window encodes the following:
- a CDS encoding bacteriocin-like protein — MKNLKKLNRVDLKSINGGDTCNFACPAGPYGPGFPKSCADFNALPECCKSKVLVSADCFEQ; from the coding sequence ATGAAAAATTTAAAAAAATTAAACAGAGTAGATCTGAAAAGCATTAATGGAGGCGACACATGTAATTTCGCTTGTCCTGCGGGTCCATACGGACCTGGATTCCCTAAATCCTGTGCCGATTTCAACGCATTGCCTGAGTGCTGCAAATCAAAAGTTTTGGTAAGTGCAGATTGTTTTGAGCAGTAA
- the folB gene encoding dihydroneopterin aldolase, whose product MSRIFLEDVKIYAYHGVLPEENLVGTYYIVNAELHTDLWKASESDDLNDTVSYAEINSIIHDEMGIPSKLMEHVAGRIINRIHEKFSQIDYIKIKITKTSPPMQGEMRGASIELDKMFKP is encoded by the coding sequence ATGAGCAGAATATTTCTTGAAGATGTGAAAATATACGCCTACCACGGCGTCCTTCCTGAGGAAAATCTTGTCGGGACATATTATATCGTGAATGCGGAACTCCATACGGACCTGTGGAAAGCTTCGGAATCGGACGATCTGAATGACACAGTGAGCTATGCCGAAATCAACAGCATCATACATGATGAAATGGGCATCCCTTCCAAACTCATGGAACATGTTGCCGGCAGGATTATCAACAGGATTCATGAAAAATTCTCCCAGATTGACTATATTAAAATAAAAATCACCAAGACCAGCCCGCCGATGCAGGGAGAAATGAGGGGGGCATCCATAGAGCTTGACAAGATGTTCAAACCATAA
- a CDS encoding DUF4403 family protein yields the protein MKICFKKSGLKFTVLAFLFTFLYASGQTNLDRQLDTYQFPKIKSGITMPVTIPLAGISNMINASVKDLIYEDDSYTDNENDQFKVKVWKTRPIRLVGGTSNNILIEVPLKIWAEKGIGTLGIYTYQNTTFETVMSFNMNLQFRNNWTLGTKTQPNGFRWVVKPVLDYGRIKIPITSLVEKSLREQQEKFCETIDKQVAGQLNFQQYVMMAWNAFSQPFNISEEYNTWLKISPVSITTTPLKFYANQINTNIGVTVYSETFTGEKPQSTSLIKTVPDFNSAPSLSDRFLLQTTANIPYASATEIARNLFLNKEYDIRGSSVKVRNIQVYNSEDRVMIEAETEGYIKGKVFISGIPVYDPGKHKIILTGTKFNLRTSNILQKTATLLFKGQIIKTIENEYGIPTLDMETNARKSIEQSFNTEYYKGIKMSGKVITLQPGIILLSPSGLTAVIDISASLQLTINGI from the coding sequence ATGAAGATCTGTTTTAAAAAATCAGGACTGAAATTCACTGTACTTGCATTTCTTTTTACTTTTTTATATGCATCCGGACAAACCAATCTGGATCGTCAGCTTGACACCTATCAATTTCCAAAGATCAAATCCGGCATTACCATGCCTGTTACGATTCCGCTTGCCGGCATCAGCAACATGATCAACGCTTCAGTAAAAGACCTGATTTATGAAGATGATTCTTATACGGACAATGAGAATGACCAGTTCAAAGTAAAAGTCTGGAAAACCCGGCCGATACGGCTGGTAGGCGGAACGAGCAATAACATCCTCATTGAAGTCCCGCTGAAAATATGGGCTGAAAAAGGCATCGGAACCCTGGGTATATACACCTATCAGAATACCACTTTCGAAACCGTCATGTCTTTTAATATGAACCTGCAGTTCAGAAACAACTGGACACTGGGAACCAAAACACAGCCTAACGGATTCCGGTGGGTGGTGAAACCTGTACTGGACTACGGAAGAATAAAGATTCCGATTACATCACTGGTTGAAAAAAGCCTCAGGGAACAACAGGAAAAATTCTGTGAAACCATTGACAAGCAGGTTGCCGGCCAGTTGAATTTCCAGCAATACGTCATGATGGCATGGAATGCTTTTTCGCAACCGTTCAATATTTCAGAAGAGTATAATACCTGGCTTAAGATTAGCCCGGTAAGCATTACCACTACTCCGCTGAAGTTTTACGCGAATCAGATCAATACCAATATTGGAGTGACTGTTTATTCCGAAACGTTTACCGGTGAAAAACCTCAGTCAACATCCCTGATCAAAACTGTACCGGACTTCAATTCCGCTCCTTCGCTGTCTGACCGTTTTCTGCTTCAGACCACGGCTAATATCCCCTATGCTTCTGCAACGGAAATAGCCCGCAACCTTTTTCTGAATAAAGAATATGACATAAGGGGATCTTCTGTAAAAGTCAGGAATATACAGGTATATAATTCAGAAGACCGGGTGATGATAGAAGCGGAAACAGAGGGCTATATCAAAGGGAAAGTATTCATTTCCGGAATTCCCGTTTATGATCCGGGTAAACATAAAATTATTTTAACCGGAACGAAGTTTAATCTCAGGACCTCCAATATCCTCCAGAAAACGGCAACCCTGCTGTTCAAAGGACAGATTATAAAAACCATTGAAAATGAGTATGGAATTCCTACCCTGGACATGGAAACCAATGCAAGAAAAAGCATAGAGCAGTCTTTTAATACAGAATATTACAAAGGGATAAAGATGTCCGGAAAAGTCATAACCCTGCAGCCGGGAATAATCCTGCTGAGTCCTTCGGGCCTGACGGCTGTGATTGACATCAGTGCTTCTTTACAATTAACGATCAACGGAATATAA
- a CDS encoding RDD family protein: MRKYLLIIDRNKASLGKRFVNNLIDTIVLMIIHVILTFISGFLYALTSICFFYFYNDGGFLWDIFIGAVVAFIYFFIWEYYTQGMTPGKYVTGTRVISVDGKKSDRKQILYISLYRVIPFEPLSFFGREGWHDSFSDTRVVNWLNYISEKQAKDDINRIGQKEIA, from the coding sequence ATGAGAAAATATTTACTGATTATCGACCGGAATAAAGCGTCGCTAGGAAAACGTTTTGTTAATAACCTTATTGATACGATTGTGTTAATGATCATCCACGTGATCTTAACCTTTATTTCCGGCTTTCTGTATGCCCTTACCTCTATATGTTTTTTTTACTTCTATAACGATGGCGGCTTTTTATGGGATATATTCATTGGCGCTGTGGTAGCCTTTATCTATTTTTTTATTTGGGAATATTATACCCAGGGCATGACACCCGGAAAATATGTTACCGGAACAAGGGTAATCAGTGTTGATGGGAAAAAATCTGACAGAAAACAAATCTTATACATAAGTCTGTACAGGGTGATTCCTTTTGAGCCTCTTTCTTTTTTCGGACGGGAAGGGTGGCACGACAGCTTCAGCGATACACGCGTTGTCAACTGGCTAAATTATATCTCTGAAAAACAGGCAAAAGACGATATCAACAGGATCGGGCAGAAAGAAATTGCCTAG
- a CDS encoding M23 family metallopeptidase, producing MNNFFTFLLLFLNISIFSQYRIKVYDHDEKDSIIYILENDKIYACPIKKNIGKTNKCEAKEELSFNTNKYLILKNIFKNNLKVTSIMPTFKISSYSPNVYYGYDLPYKKGEQYKVTQGYNGDYSHIGINALDFDMPEGTKVVAVRDGVVIEMVEDNNKGCPTDNCAKYANYVSILHSDQTVAKYSHLQYKGIKVKIGDKVKKGDLIGFSGNTGKSNGSHLHFSCHLNPASNETLKTLFKTGKGNRLEYLREGETYLKNY from the coding sequence ATGAATAATTTTTTCACTTTTCTTCTACTATTTTTGAATATATCTATATTTTCTCAATATAGAATTAAAGTTTATGATCATGATGAAAAAGATAGTATAATTTATATTTTAGAAAATGATAAAATATATGCTTGTCCCATAAAAAAGAATATAGGTAAGACTAACAAATGCGAAGCAAAAGAAGAGTTATCTTTTAATACAAATAAATATTTGATATTAAAAAACATATTCAAAAACAATCTTAAAGTTACGTCAATAATGCCGACTTTTAAAATATCCTCATATTCACCTAATGTATATTATGGTTATGATTTGCCTTATAAAAAAGGAGAACAATACAAAGTAACACAAGGATATAATGGTGATTATTCTCATATTGGTATAAATGCCCTAGATTTTGACATGCCAGAAGGAACAAAAGTAGTAGCTGTAAGGGATGGAGTTGTTATTGAAATGGTTGAGGATAATAATAAAGGATGTCCTACTGACAATTGTGCAAAATATGCAAATTATGTTAGCATATTGCATTCTGATCAGACAGTTGCAAAATACTCTCATTTGCAATATAAAGGGATAAAAGTAAAAATTGGAGATAAAGTTAAAAAAGGTGACTTAATAGGATTCAGTGGAAATACAGGAAAAAGCAATGGTTCTCATTTACATTTTTCTTGTCATCTAAATCCTGCTAGTAATGAAACTTTAAAAACTCTTTTTAAAACGGGCAAAGGAAATAGATTAGAGTATTTAAGAGAAGGAGAAACTTATTTAAAAAATTATTAA
- a CDS encoding DUF6705 family protein: MKNIILIILSIITFSCNAQIYPLNTSPGDIPDNAYIKDINNELDQYVGLWKGTWEGKTLYLELKKVKTSSISGSTHPYYKDRILGERKVIASNGTVEIDRITNFDTQSPEFSGISKSLKNGNWKRITFYPKDMCKKMATLDITNFTGSQMTLHLEYLPSFVDSNCQHNAYVNQYGDFPINFPKDIVLTKQ, encoded by the coding sequence ATGAAAAATATAATATTAATCATACTATCAATTATTACATTTTCATGTAATGCACAAATTTATCCACTAAATACTAGTCCAGGTGATATACCGGACAATGCTTATATAAAAGACATCAATAATGAATTAGATCAGTACGTAGGTTTATGGAAAGGAACGTGGGAAGGTAAAACTCTTTATCTTGAATTAAAAAAGGTGAAAACGTCTTCCATTTCTGGAAGCACACATCCATATTACAAAGATAGAATTTTAGGGGAACGAAAAGTTATAGCTTCAAACGGAACTGTAGAAATTGACAGAATTACAAACTTTGATACTCAATCACCTGAATTTAGTGGTATAAGTAAAAGTTTAAAAAATGGAAATTGGAAACGTATAACATTTTATCCTAAAGATATGTGTAAAAAAATGGCAACATTGGATATTACAAATTTTACAGGTAGTCAAATGACTTTACATTTGGAATATCTCCCAAGTTTTGTAGATTCTAATTGTCAGCATAATGCATATGTTAATCAATATGGAGATTTTCCAATCAATTTTCCAAAAGACATTGTTTTAACCAAACAATAA
- a CDS encoding SemiSWEET family transporter has protein sequence MMNEKLMQILGWIATVTAMAMYFSYIPQISGNLKGDKGDWLQPLVAGINCSLWVVYGLIKKPKKDWPIVVANSPGVFFGFFTFATAM, from the coding sequence ATCATGAATGAAAAATTAATGCAGATTCTGGGCTGGATTGCCACGGTGACGGCAATGGCGATGTACTTTTCCTATATTCCGCAGATAAGCGGTAACCTTAAAGGTGACAAGGGGGACTGGCTTCAACCGCTGGTTGCCGGAATCAACTGTAGCCTTTGGGTGGTTTATGGACTTATCAAAAAGCCTAAAAAGGACTGGCCGATCGTTGTTGCGAACAGTCCTGGCGTATTTTTCGGGTTCTTTACGTTTGCAACCGCCATGTAG
- a CDS encoding ATP-binding protein: MNITNCNEIEIYNPGFIQDFGYLIGINSESKIIDFYSENISELFPVDKSVLQKNIYDLACFSSIVSSPQFYDVDRNSKEEIKNSDKIEISGREYHISVYKYKDTIFIELEKCLLNGLSNSSLLKGIKNLPSLKKGKDIWRALVKNICQITDYDRVMVYKFNSDGSGKVVAEEKLAAMESYMHLHYPESDIPKQARALYLKNHKRILSDINAEPVKIISQVKTVDLTLSGIRAISPIHIEYLKNGGISSSFSVSIIIDNELWGLVTCHSTQPKHIDLDNRILAEIATFIASNAYSSYQAKKASRYESALNKICYDLKKELLKFTTIKDSLFNNVGNIRNVSETDGFAIIADNTVKSYGKVPNDNIILRIYQWAVQNIEDKTYFDDSFYKTYHDSMGLDKNCCGVALSFINKQNGHLLLWFRQEFKDHISWAGKDKKEIETLNFYNEQKLVYSPRKSFQVFYEEISDKSHYWSSKDRLRINKIRDLVNHTMQEQLHNISRMNDELTKINAELNRINDELDSYSHTISHDLATPLTVMKLNVQMMARYNTDEYNIKKIQNVLNEIDNMSGMMSNVLRLSRLKHSEYIFETVDPTEIIEKVCTDAKLSYNEKAAINVLNIYPVTGEKSLVAQVFQNIITNAVKYSSQKDNAEITVDSVRDGNHILYTVSDNGIGIPYQSKEEVFKVFQRMGNTRSFLGSGVGLSIVKNIMKKLSGNVDFESVENQGTTFFLRFPADKSA, from the coding sequence ATGAATATTACCAATTGCAATGAAATAGAAATTTATAACCCTGGCTTCATACAGGATTTCGGTTACCTGATCGGAATCAATTCAGAAAGCAAAATTATTGATTTTTACAGTGAAAACATATCGGAGCTTTTTCCGGTGGACAAAAGCGTTTTACAGAAGAATATTTATGACTTGGCCTGTTTCTCCTCTATTGTAAGCAGTCCGCAGTTTTATGATGTTGACCGAAACAGTAAGGAAGAAATTAAGAACAGCGACAAGATTGAAATTAGTGGCAGAGAATATCATATCAGTGTATATAAATATAAAGATACCATATTTATAGAGCTAGAAAAATGCCTCTTAAATGGTCTGTCCAACAGTTCCCTTCTTAAGGGGATTAAAAATCTGCCCTCTCTTAAAAAAGGCAAGGATATCTGGAGAGCACTGGTGAAAAATATCTGCCAGATCACCGATTACGACCGGGTGATGGTTTATAAATTTAACAGCGACGGCAGCGGGAAAGTAGTCGCTGAAGAGAAGCTTGCTGCAATGGAGAGCTATATGCACCTGCATTATCCTGAAAGTGATATTCCAAAACAAGCAAGGGCTTTATATCTGAAAAATCATAAGAGGATCCTCAGTGATATCAATGCTGAGCCGGTAAAGATTATCAGCCAGGTAAAAACCGTGGATCTTACCCTTTCCGGGATCAGGGCCATTTCTCCCATTCATATCGAATATCTTAAAAACGGAGGTATCTCTTCGAGCTTCAGTGTTTCTATTATTATCGATAATGAGTTATGGGGACTGGTTACCTGTCACAGCACACAACCGAAGCATATTGATTTAGACAATCGTATTCTTGCGGAGATTGCCACATTCATTGCTTCCAATGCCTATTCTTCTTACCAGGCAAAAAAAGCGTCCCGGTATGAATCCGCGCTGAATAAAATCTGTTATGACCTCAAGAAAGAACTTCTGAAATTCACGACTATTAAAGATTCACTCTTCAATAATGTGGGAAATATCCGTAATGTTTCAGAAACGGATGGATTTGCCATCATTGCGGATAATACAGTGAAATCTTATGGTAAAGTCCCGAATGACAATATCATTCTCAGAATCTACCAGTGGGCAGTACAGAATATTGAGGATAAGACTTACTTTGACGATTCATTTTATAAAACATACCACGACTCAATGGGTCTGGATAAAAACTGCTGTGGTGTAGCCTTATCTTTTATTAATAAGCAGAACGGACATCTTCTTCTGTGGTTCAGGCAGGAATTTAAAGATCATATTTCCTGGGCTGGCAAAGATAAAAAGGAAATCGAGACGCTAAATTTCTATAATGAACAGAAGCTGGTTTACTCACCCAGGAAATCATTTCAGGTATTTTACGAGGAGATATCGGATAAGTCTCATTACTGGTCCAGCAAAGATAGGCTGAGAATCAACAAAATCAGAGATCTGGTTAACCATACCATGCAGGAGCAGCTTCACAATATCAGCAGGATGAATGATGAGCTTACCAAGATTAATGCAGAACTGAACCGCATCAATGATGAGCTGGACAGCTATTCCCATACGATATCCCATGACCTGGCAACGCCCCTTACGGTGATGAAGCTGAATGTACAGATGATGGCCCGGTATAATACCGATGAATACAACATCAAAAAAATACAGAATGTCCTCAATGAGATTGATAATATGTCCGGAATGATGTCCAATGTCTTAAGACTGAGCCGGCTGAAACATTCTGAGTATATATTTGAGACAGTGGATCCTACAGAGATCATTGAAAAGGTCTGTACAGATGCTAAGCTTTCCTATAATGAGAAAGCAGCCATCAATGTCCTTAATATTTATCCGGTGACCGGGGAAAAAAGTCTGGTTGCACAGGTTTTCCAGAATATCATCACCAATGCGGTTAAGTATTCTTCTCAGAAAGATAATGCTGAAATCACTGTGGACTCGGTTCGTGACGGGAATCATATTTTATATACTGTATCTGATAATGGAATCGGAATTCCTTATCAGTCAAAAGAAGAAGTATTCAAAGTTTTCCAGAGGATGGGCAATACACGGTCTTTTCTCGGTAGTGGGGTTGGGCTTTCTATTGTGAAGAATATCATGAAAAAGCTCAGCGGAAATGTTGATTTTGAAAGTGTGGAAAATCAGGGGACTACTTTTTTCTTACGTTTCCCTGCTGACAAAAGCGCGTAA
- a CDS encoding YMGG-like glycine zipper-containing protein has product MKRIMLTGLVSVFLLTACKKDDQIAEKSLEQQKIEFQMRQLEIEKQKLAIEKEKMAYETQKKVDSIAEVQRAKTAAAATSSPKVIRETRTVYRDRNYNSGSNGSYANNGSSASQGTTQKRGMSKAAKGTIIGTVGGAAAGALISRKNRGLGAVIGGVVGGATGYTIGRSQDRKDGRVTPRN; this is encoded by the coding sequence ATGAAACGTATAATGCTCACAGGGCTAGTATCAGTATTTTTGCTGACAGCCTGTAAAAAAGACGATCAGATTGCTGAAAAATCTCTGGAACAGCAAAAAATTGAGTTTCAGATGAGGCAGCTTGAAATAGAAAAACAGAAACTGGCGATAGAAAAAGAAAAAATGGCGTATGAAACGCAGAAAAAAGTAGACAGTATTGCTGAAGTTCAGAGAGCTAAAACTGCTGCAGCAGCCACTTCTTCTCCAAAAGTCATCAGAGAAACCAGAACTGTTTACCGTGACAGAAACTACAATTCCGGATCAAATGGATCGTATGCCAATAACGGAAGCAGTGCTTCCCAAGGAACTACGCAAAAGAGAGGGATGAGTAAAGCGGCTAAAGGAACCATCATCGGTACTGTAGGTGGTGCAGCAGCCGGAGCCCTTATCAGCAGAAAGAACAGAGGTCTGGGTGCTGTAATTGGCGGAGTCGTGGGTGGAGCTACGGGATATACTATCGGTAGGTCACAGGACAGAAAAGATGGACGGGTAACACCCAGAAACTAA